The following coding sequences are from one Elusimicrobium minutum Pei191 window:
- a CDS encoding CoA-binding protein gives MLDLKNKVVAVVGVSEDLSKYGHKIYKTLHVAKINVYAVGKRGGAILGQTIYKTLGEIPQKPEFVILVVPPPATVAVVEEAVKLGVKEVWFQPGAENKEAEQLAKDNGLKATSHACVMVQGGFW, from the coding sequence ATGCTTGATTTAAAAAATAAAGTTGTGGCCGTGGTGGGAGTTTCTGAGGATCTTTCCAAATACGGGCACAAAATATATAAAACCCTGCACGTCGCTAAAATAAACGTATACGCTGTAGGCAAAAGGGGCGGTGCCATTTTGGGCCAAACTATTTATAAAACGCTTGGGGAAATACCCCAAAAGCCTGAGTTTGTTATTTTGGTTGTTCCGCCGCCGGCAACTGTTGCCGTGGTGGAAGAGGCTGTTAAACTGGGCGTTAAGGAAGTTTGGTTCCAGCCCGGCGCCGAAAATAAAGAGGCTGAGCAATTAGCCAAAGACAACGGTTTAAAAGCGACTTCACACGCCTGCGTTATGGTGCAGGGGGGATTTTGGTAA
- a CDS encoding YbaB/EbfC family nucleoid-associated protein produces the protein MFDNLKNLWALKSQMTEIKKRLDGMIVKVESPNKVFEMVMSGSQEVREIKIMASLANLTDAQIEAELKEVFNKAARDSQAMAAQVMGGLAGINPPQA, from the coding sequence ATGTTTGATAATTTAAAAAATTTATGGGCTTTAAAAAGCCAGATGACTGAAATTAAAAAAAGACTTGACGGAATGATTGTTAAAGTAGAAAGCCCGAACAAAGTTTTTGAGATGGTAATGAGCGGTTCACAAGAAGTAAGGGAAATTAAAATAATGGCGTCTTTGGCTAATTTGACAGACGCGCAGATAGAGGCAGAACTTAAAGAAGTTTTTAATAAAGCCGCGCGCGATTCACAAGCCATGGCCGCCCAGGTAATGGGGGGGCTTGCGGGTATTAATCCGCCGCAAGCTTAA
- a CDS encoding UvrD-helicase domain-containing protein, translating into MTKITDLQTRYEASTVTDRNIVVEAGAGTGKTTLLISRLCYLMIVKNISVERIVALTFTEKAAAEIKIRLSAQLQKIIKECLSVTQKDKITLELLAHLSKEEIIIRAQRVLEFLERGFISTIHGFCSYILKAYPVEAGISPSAVVDEGQRRETVFKRLWNKWLEEELGGGGPKEEIWKRVLKEINLEDLYNYAFDMAGGKIDAYHPMSHAKVLSGVCFENAKIAEQMSCVFLPPGGKSRKIERALASASIILQEAAFAFKEGKFQKTENPGPEKLSSSDQAKGWDDENFETAVRIVDFARSLYPDRQMLIADAFSLVSPFVNNARDTFEAQGLISFDDLLVKTRTLLKNNLIVRSALKKQFEIIFIDEFQDTDPVQGELLLFLAEEEKSAAKVWNEIKLAPGKLFVVGDPKQSIYRFRGADITAYQLFTELILKQGGMICYLQTNFRSDAQIIDFVNCAGFKLIEERPGFQAKYVPINAKDGAPCDKDAVKDVIISSEQPQSADDYRHNQAEFTAKWIAENAGKLKLSNGSVLQYKDIAVLMRTSNAFNIFTEALKRYGVKYTVEEDKNFYTAQEITDILNLLSLLDNPYDKNALAGVLRSPFGGFNDDEIYQIFKQKFTDISAKKLPKGFERLGGFYKTLNTLKGFVGRISTGALVEKILSSTMFAELSQLAYNGEQTISNLQKFAALAAGDQNENANSLGQFLANSKDLARQARGEGESPLADEFLSAVSVMTIHKSKGLEFPVVFLADMFRQESVKQNKYSYSWFYDMHGLRAGPYADANLAFLEVQQLWHSKSEEARILYVALTRAKEKLFILGNNTETKKTPARHLRNAGLWPELVTVKELPNDKLTHPLQLEYFPYAEPDQFIYKINFTPEDGGVLKNAGEWFNRWAKRSEIYEKIKEEALFISPSSLNKHEAVFAGSSDNAALLGTLCHKMLENYDFKTVITPEQTAASAASLQIEDNDIIKEAAEIINNFTVSEVCKKLASMRVLAREMPFTYFEEGKIISGTVDVIVEQEGEIFVLDYKTDKTPDPSKYALQLGAYKRAVKKIMGNEGVKSGLVFLRTSQLYIIK; encoded by the coding sequence CGCAGCGCGTGCTGGAATTTTTGGAACGCGGTTTTATAAGCACCATACACGGTTTTTGTTCATATATTTTAAAAGCGTACCCTGTGGAAGCGGGCATATCGCCTTCCGCAGTTGTTGACGAAGGACAGAGAAGGGAAACCGTTTTTAAAAGGCTTTGGAACAAATGGCTTGAGGAAGAACTTGGCGGCGGCGGGCCTAAAGAAGAAATTTGGAAACGTGTTTTAAAAGAAATAAATTTAGAAGACCTTTATAATTACGCTTTTGATATGGCGGGCGGTAAAATAGACGCCTACCACCCCATGTCGCACGCTAAAGTTTTAAGCGGCGTTTGTTTTGAAAACGCCAAAATAGCGGAGCAAATGTCTTGCGTTTTTCTTCCACCCGGCGGTAAAAGCCGCAAGATTGAACGGGCGCTTGCTTCGGCCTCAATTATTTTGCAGGAAGCGGCTTTCGCATTTAAGGAGGGCAAATTCCAAAAAACGGAAAATCCCGGGCCTGAAAAACTTTCCTCCTCCGACCAGGCCAAAGGATGGGATGATGAAAATTTTGAAACTGCGGTACGCATAGTTGATTTTGCAAGAAGTTTATATCCGGACAGACAAATGCTTATAGCCGATGCTTTTAGCCTTGTTTCCCCTTTTGTTAATAATGCCAGAGATACTTTTGAGGCGCAGGGGCTTATATCTTTTGACGACCTTCTTGTTAAAACAAGAACGCTTCTTAAAAATAATTTAATTGTAAGAAGCGCGCTTAAAAAACAGTTTGAAATAATTTTTATAGATGAATTCCAAGACACTGACCCTGTACAGGGTGAATTGCTTTTATTTTTAGCGGAAGAGGAAAAATCCGCCGCCAAAGTTTGGAATGAAATTAAACTTGCTCCCGGCAAGCTGTTTGTGGTGGGCGACCCCAAACAATCTATCTATCGTTTTAGAGGGGCGGATATCACGGCTTACCAGTTGTTTACGGAGCTTATTTTAAAACAGGGCGGCATGATTTGTTATCTGCAAACTAACTTTAGAAGCGATGCCCAAATAATAGATTTTGTTAACTGCGCCGGGTTTAAATTAATTGAGGAGCGCCCCGGCTTCCAGGCTAAATATGTCCCAATAAACGCTAAAGATGGCGCGCCTTGCGATAAAGACGCGGTTAAAGACGTTATTATATCTTCAGAACAACCGCAAAGCGCGGATGATTACCGCCATAACCAGGCTGAATTCACGGCAAAATGGATAGCCGAGAACGCGGGCAAATTAAAACTTTCAAACGGTTCCGTTTTGCAATATAAAGACATTGCCGTGCTTATGCGCACCTCAAACGCTTTTAATATTTTTACCGAAGCGCTTAAAAGATACGGCGTAAAATACACTGTTGAGGAAGATAAAAATTTTTATACCGCCCAGGAAATTACGGATATTTTAAACCTGCTCTCTCTTTTAGACAACCCATATGACAAAAACGCTTTAGCGGGCGTTTTAAGAAGTCCGTTCGGCGGGTTCAATGATGATGAAATTTACCAAATTTTTAAACAAAAATTTACGGATATAAGCGCAAAAAAACTGCCCAAGGGTTTCGAACGGCTTGGCGGTTTTTATAAAACGTTAAATACGCTTAAAGGTTTTGTGGGGCGTATAAGCACGGGCGCTTTGGTTGAAAAAATACTTTCAAGCACAATGTTTGCGGAGCTTTCGCAATTAGCCTATAACGGTGAGCAAACTATATCAAATTTACAAAAATTTGCCGCGCTTGCCGCAGGCGACCAGAACGAAAACGCTAACAGCCTAGGCCAGTTTTTGGCAAATTCTAAAGACCTGGCAAGGCAGGCAAGGGGTGAAGGGGAAAGCCCGCTCGCTGACGAATTTTTAAGTGCTGTAAGCGTAATGACAATACATAAATCAAAGGGTTTGGAATTTCCCGTGGTTTTCCTGGCTGATATGTTTAGGCAAGAAAGCGTTAAACAGAATAAATATTCTTATTCATGGTTTTATGATATGCACGGCTTAAGAGCCGGCCCGTACGCGGACGCCAACTTGGCGTTTTTAGAAGTGCAGCAGCTTTGGCACAGCAAAAGTGAAGAGGCCAGGATTTTATACGTGGCGCTTACAAGAGCTAAGGAAAAACTTTTTATTTTAGGCAATAATACGGAAACAAAAAAAACGCCCGCCAGACATTTACGAAACGCGGGCCTTTGGCCCGAGCTTGTTACCGTAAAAGAACTGCCTAATGACAAACTTACGCATCCTTTACAGTTAGAATATTTCCCGTATGCGGAGCCGGATCAATTTATTTATAAAATAAATTTTACGCCTGAAGACGGCGGAGTTTTAAAAAACGCAGGCGAATGGTTTAACCGCTGGGCAAAACGAAGCGAAATTTATGAAAAAATAAAGGAAGAGGCGCTGTTTATTTCACCCAGTTCTTTAAATAAGCATGAGGCTGTTTTTGCTGGCTCTTCCGATAATGCGGCGCTGCTTGGCACGCTGTGCCATAAAATGTTGGAAAACTATGATTTTAAAACCGTTATAACGCCCGAACAAACGGCCGCTTCCGCGGCATCTTTGCAAATTGAAGATAATGATATTATTAAAGAAGCGGCGGAAATAATAAATAATTTTACCGTTTCGGAAGTTTGCAAAAAGCTTGCTTCTATGCGCGTGCTCGCAAGGGAAATGCCTTTTACTTATTTTGAGGAAGGCAAAATAATAAGCGGTACGGTGGATGTAATAGTTGAGCAAGAAGGCGAAATTTTTGTTTTAGATTATAAAACCGATAAAACGCCTGACCCTTCCAAATACGCCTTGCAGCTTGGCGCTTATAAAAGAGCTGTTAAAAAGATAATGGGAAATGAAGGCGTAAAAAGCGGTTTGGTGTTTTTAAGAACTTCACAACTTTATATAATAAAGTAA